The Candidatus Nitrosymbiomonas proteolyticus genome has a segment encoding these proteins:
- a CDS encoding cell division septum initiation DivIVA gives MERLKPIDLENLALPTSFRGFEKEAVLQTLRRAGIEIETLLRRQQELENECERMRQRLAGFETQESTLKDALVLAQKTADETRAAAHKEAELILESARQQAAEVQQEMRSRINDLRWELERLEIDKKKFLRQFRSLLEQQLQALGDTPSLPDSAAVEVENAEGPSQPSSTPSEQGV, from the coding sequence ATGGAACGACTGAAGCCGATCGATCTCGAAAACCTCGCCTTGCCGACCTCGTTCAGGGGATTCGAAAAGGAGGCGGTTCTCCAGACGCTACGCCGAGCCGGAATTGAGATCGAAACCCTGCTTAGGCGGCAGCAGGAGCTCGAGAACGAGTGCGAGCGCATGAGACAACGGCTTGCGGGCTTTGAAACGCAGGAGTCGACGCTCAAGGACGCGCTCGTGCTCGCGCAGAAGACCGCCGACGAAACTCGTGCCGCCGCTCACAAGGAGGCCGAGTTGATTCTCGAATCGGCCAGGCAACAGGCGGCGGAAGTTCAGCAGGAGATGCGATCGAGGATCAACGACCTGCGATGGGAGCTCGAACGGCTCGAAATCGATAAGAAGAAGTTCTTGAGGCAGTTCCGCTCCTTGCTCGAACAGCAACTCCAGGCTCTCGGCGACACCCCATCCCTGCCGGATTCGGCCGCTGTCGAGGTCGAGAACGCCGAAGGACCTTCCCAACCCTCTTCGACCCCGAGCGAACAAGGCGTCTGA